GAAACTGGGCGGGTCGGAGTACTGCGCCCTCTTCGGCGGTACAGACGCGTATCCCGACCTGCACGCCGACCCGAAGGGGTTCGTCAACACCGTCGCCGAAGTGGCCGACGCCGACCACGTGCTCGCCTCGCACGACGTGAGCCACGGGGGCCTGGCGGTCACCCTTGCGGAGATGGTTCACGAGGACGCCGGCGCAGCGATTGAAATCGAGACGGTCGAGCGGGGGACCCGGAAGCGTCTCCTCTTCGGCGAACAGCCCGGTCGCGTCGTCTTCGAGACGGCGGACCCGTCGGCGATCGAGGAGGCGTTCGACGGGGTCGCGCCCGTGACGGTCCTGGGCGAGGCCGACGGTTCGAACCACCTCGAGATCACCGTCAACGACGAGACCATGCAGTACCACGCCGGCGAGATCGCCGACCTCCGTGCCACCATCGACGACGAGCTGGCCTGAACGCCCGCTGTCGACACACAGGCACGGCTGGCTGCTGAGAGCTATACACCGGGCGAACTGGACGCGGCGGTCAGAAGGGAATCGGACGTTGCTCGACTACCGATGAGACGGGCGTATCGTCCCGTCAGACCACCGCGAACGCGATGCCGAAGGTGATGACCAGGCCGAGGAGCGCGACGCCGGCGCCGGTGAACACCTGCGACATCGTGAAGTCGCTCTGTGGCGCCGTAGAGCGCAGCGGCGGCGCCCGCTCGGGCAGGTCGACGTTCTCGGGGTCGTAGTCCGGGCGTGACTCCTCGTGATGGTCGTCGTGGTCGTCGGCCATATCCAGGGATTTCACTACTGGGTACGAGTAACTGTCGGATTCGCGTGTCGGAAGGAGGCATCGTGGCGGGCGGTCACTCGTCAGTCGACCGGCGCCGCGAGGCGATTCCGTGGACCGTCGAGAGGACGAGCAGGGCGGCGACGACGGCCGCGCTGAAGACGTTTGCCGCCAGCTGGACCGGCAGGAGATCGAGGTAGTTCGCGACGAACAGGAACGCCGCCCCGCTCCCGACGCCGCCGTAGTACCTGTGCCAGGGGCGGGCCGGATTCGGCCGGCGTCGAGCCATCACGAGGACGTCCTGCGCGGCGTCGGTCAACTCGACCCGACCGCCGCGGCGGTCGTACTCGACGACGCCGGCATCGGCCAGCTTCGGCAGGTGACACTGGTAGAGCGCGACGTAGACCCGTTTTCGCTCTGTAGACCCGACCGAGGTCGCCGTCGACCCGTTCTCCTGGGCGGCGATCTCCTCGGCGAGCGTCCCGAGGGCGACTGGACCGCCGACCTGGTCGAGATGTTCGAGGACCCGCCGTCGTCGCTCGTTTTTCAGGAGTGTGAAGACGGCATCGGTCGGGAGTTCTGACGCGCCGACGTCGAACACTGCGGTCGGCCGCGCGTCCGTCTCGACGACGGGAGACTCCTGCAGGCTACGTGGTTTGCTGAGCGTGTCATTACTTCCCATGGAGGGTCACGGCAAACGATAGGTCACACCGGTACTTCAACAGGGAGAATAGTCCGCTCCCGTTCACGCCGGCCGTCGGGCGTATCGCTCGGCTTATTCAGGCGTATTCGATGGACTGCGACCGGGTGGTCCGTCCCGGCAACACATGTTTTAGCATATATATAAACGGAATGAATGGTCATAGACGGCACCACGTCTCGCCCGGGCGCGTGAAACGTCGCGGGCATAGTTCGGAAAGTAGGGGTTACTGGAACCGGGTTCGGGGCCACACAACGCTCACGCGGCTGAATCGGCACGAACCCCTGTTCGAGTCGTCGGAACGGCCTGTGTCGGTACAGACGGACCTTTGCACCAGTCGAAACCGTCAAACGGCCCTGTGGCGAACCCACGGGTATCCAATGACGCTGACCAAGAGAATCATCCCCTGTATCGACGTCGACGTCGACGAGAACGGGGAGGCGGCGGTGTACACCGGGGTCAACTTCGAGGACCTGGAGTACACCGGCGACCCGGTCGAGATGGCCAAGGCCTACAACGAGTCGGGGGCCGACGAGTTCGTCTTCCTCGACATCACCGCCTCAGCGGAGGGGCGCGAGACGATGCTCGAGACGGTCTCGGCGGTCGCCGACGAGGTGTTCATCCCGCTGACCGTCGGCGGCGGCATCCGGACCAAGGACGACATCAAGGAGACGCTCCGAGCCGGCGCGGACAAGGTCTCTATCAACTCCGGGGCCATCGCCAGGCCGGAACTCATCGAGGAGGGCGCGGCGGCCTTCGGGAGCCAATGCATCGTCATCTCGCTCGACGCCCGCCGCCGCTTCGACGACGAGGGCGACCACTACGTCGAGGTCGACGGGGACCAGTGCTGGTTCGAGTGTACAGTGAAGGGGGGCCGCGAGGGCACCGGCATCGACGCCGTTGCCTGGGCCATCGAGGCCGAAGAGCGTGGGGCAGGCGAGATATTCGTCAACTCCATCGATGCCGACGGCACCAAGGACGGTTACGACATCCCGCTGATGACGGCGGTCTGTGACGCCGTCTCGACGCCCGTAATCGCGTCGTCGGGATGTGGGAGCCCGGCTGATATGGAGGAAGTGTTCGTCGAGGCCGGTGCAGACGCTGGGCTCGCCGCCTCTATCTTCCACTTCGGCGAGTACTCCATCGCCGAGACGAAGGCGTACCTCGACAGCAAGGGCATCCCTGTCCGGTTGTAGGGGCCAGTAGCGAGCCGCCAGCAGCCGAGAGAGGCGGTCGGTCCCGTTCGCGTTACCGCCATCCGTCCGGGAGGGTTTCGCGGTTGGACTCGATGAGGTCGAGCAGTGGTCGAATCTCGTCGAAGGCCGGCCCCTCCGTAACGAGGTCGGCGTCGCGGTCCCACTCGATGTAGCCCCGCTTGTCCAGGAGCGGAAGGTGAACGTGTTCGAGTTCGATCCGGGCCGTCTCCCGGTCCTGCCCTCCCAGCTCGATGTCCTCCGGGATATCGATATCGTCGGTCTGTTGGCCCTCTACGAGCAATTCGACCAGGAGGCGTCGTCGCAACGGGTCTTCGAGACAGCGTAAGAGCGGTTGCCACTCAGTCCGCTTACTCATATCGTAATAAACTACAGTTTCGTTTTTATCAGTTTTGGTGAGAGTCACACATTCGGATATACTCTGTAGACGCCACGGGTGCTTCGGGTTCCGCGAGGGCTTTGTAGCTCGGTCACCAAGGGTTACTCGATGGAATGGCGGTGTGAGTGGTGCGGAAAACCCCACGAGGAGAACGACCCGCCCTGCGACAACTGCGGCCACGGGACCTACGAGCGGGCGGTCAAACAGGTGAACGACGAGGTGGCCCCGGGCGGTTCGGTGTGGGTCTGTCAGGACTGCGGCCGCGAGCACATGCGCAACCGGCCGCCGTGCAAGCGGTGTGGCGGGTCGGATTTCGAGCGGCGGGTCGGCCCGCCGGAGACGGACCCCCTCGACGAGATAGGGACGTCGTGGAGCGACGTCATCGAGGCGAAGTACGTCGTCGGCTACCTCGCCGTCGCGGCGCTGCTGGCGCTCATCGTCCTCACGACCTTCGGCTTCGTCTCGCTGCCGGGTATCGGGGGCGACGCCGCGACAGCGCCGCCGGCGGTTCCTGACGCGCCCGGCAGCGCGGACACGGCCGGCGGCCTCGACCTCGCCGCCACAGAGGACGCGTACGTCGACGTGTTGAACGAGCTGCGGGGGGCCGCCGGCGGGAGCCCGCTCGCCCGGAACGCGACGGTCGACGAGGCCGCAGCCTACTACAACAAGGCCCGCGTCGACGCTCGCTACGGCGACGGTGAGGGGCCGGACCGCGAGGCACTGAACGGATTCGGCCTGGCCTGTTCACGCCCGAGCGTCGTCGCCTACGAGGTGGCCTACGACCGAACGGGGCAGTCGGTCGGTGACTTCGACGACGAGTCGGCACTCGCGACGGCGCTGGTCGAGAGCTACGTCGAGCGCGGCGCGCCCTATCGAGGCGCCGAAACCGGCGACGTCGGCGTCGATATCCACGTCGGCCCTGACGGACGCGTGTTCGTCACGCACGTGCTCTGCTGAGCGGGGAGAGAAGGAGAACCGGGGTCAGGCCGCCGACTCGAAGGCGTCAGTGAACGCGTCGGCCTTCGAGATGACGCGGTCCGTGCCGTCCTCGAGGGCGTCGAGCGCGTCGACGTCCGTCTCGGTCTTGATGGTCAGGACTGGGTCGGTCTGCCCCCCGGACTGTTCGGGGTTCACGTCGTAGGTCGCCGCCGTCACGCCGTCTGTCTCCAGGAGCGCGCCCTTGATGACGTTCATGAACGTGTGGTCCTCGCCGGCGATCTCGAGCGAGAGTTCCGTGTCGGATTTATCGATGACGCGAAGGTCCATACCGGTGGATTCGTGCCCTCGAACCCATCAACGTGTCGCTTCGAGCGCGTCACGGACGAACCGGCCCGGACGCTCAAACAGCGGTGTGAGCCATCCCAAGACAGATGCCCGGACCGGCACCGAAGCCTGTATGGACAGCCCCGAACGGTCGCGCCGATACGTCCTCCACCTCCTCGGCGTGGGTATCGCGGGGTCCGTCGCCGGGTGTGAGAGCGAGTCCCCGGCCCCAGGCGGACCGAGCAACACCAAGCAGACGGTGGTTCCGTCGACGGACAGACCCGCCACGGAGACGACGGCGGCCGCCGGCGACCTGCCGCCCGGGAAACTCGTCCCCACTGACGGCGACGAGAACGACAACTTCGGAAACGCCGTCGCCTGCTCGGGAGACAGCGCGCTCGTGGGTGCGATTCGCGACGAAGCCGCCGCTGGCAGCTGGTCAGGCGCCACTTACGTCTGCGCACGGGAGGGAGGGCAGTGGTCGGTCGGGACGAAGCTCACCCTCTCGGATGGCGACGAATACGACAGGTTCGGAAACGACGTCGCTATCGCCGGTGACTACGGCCTTGTCGGTGCCTTTCACGACAGCGACCACGGCGGAAAGCGGGCGGGTGCAGCCTACGTCTTCGAGCGTACGAGCGACGGTGAGTGGACCCAGCAGGCCACGCTCGTCCCCGACGACCACCAGCGGCGAGCCAACTTCGGCAGTGCCGTCGCGCTCGACGATGCGCGTGCTGTCGTCGGCGCGGCCGCGGCGTCGAGCGAGAACGGCGAGGAGGCAGGGGCAGCCTACGTCTTCGAACGAGCGGACGACGCCTGGACCCAGCGGGCCACGCTCGCTCCGGCGGACGGCGACGAGGGCGACCTCTTCGGCACCGAGGTGGCCCAGTCCGGGTCCGTCGTCGCCGTCGGCGCGCCGTTCGACGATGACCCCAACGGGCGACTGGGTGGGTCGGTGTACGTCTTCGAGGTGTCGGACGACGATACCTGGAGCGAGCAGGCCACGCTCGTCCCCGACGACGGCGACACGCAGGACAAGTTCGGTCGGAGCCTCGACCTCGACGGGCGGCGTGTGGTCGTGGGCGCGCCGTTCGACGAGGACCCGAACGGCGAGGACGCCGGGTCCGCGTACGTTTTCGACGGGGCTGACGGTACCTGGGGACTCGACGCGAAACTCACGTACCCGGACGGCATCGAGGGCGACCAGTTCGGCCAGGCGGTCGCCGTGGCCGGCGACACGGTGCTCGTCGGTGGGGGTGCCGGCCCGGACTTCGACGCCGAGCACGAGGGCCGGGAGATGCCCGGCGACGGGGCCGGCTACGTGGCTCGGTTCGAGCGACACACCGACGGCTGGGAACTCGAATCGACGCTCACCGCCCCGGACGGGGACGCAGATGACCTATTCGGCGTCGCGGTCACCCTCGAGGGAGCGACAGCGCTGGTCGGTGCGACCGGTGACGAGGACCCGAACGGGGACGGGGCCGGGGCCGCGTACGTCCACAAACTCGACGGGTGACGGCTACCCGGCCGAGAGTTAGACCAGCGCGTACACCATCAAGAGCCCGAAGTACAGCAGGATGAGCGAGCCCAGCGCCTTCAGCCGGAAGGTCCCCAGCGACGCCTCCTCGTCGGCGTGGGCCTCGCGGAACGCCTTGACCTCCGCGTCGTCGAGGTCGCCGGGGTGATCCAGGCCGCGGTGGAGCGCGAGCCAGGACTCGCGGGCGAACGGTCGCCCGCAGTAGGGACACTCGTAGGTCGGTGCGTCTTCGGGGACGGCGTAGGCCTCCTCGACCGCCGTGACGGCGTCGATGCCGTCTGATTCGCGGTCGCTCATAAGTGTGGCAGTGGCACCTCCGGACGGGAGACGACCCAGAGACTCGTCATCGTGTAGAACACCATGACGGCGATGAAGGGATACTGCGACCGGACGGCCTGCAACCGGGCGGGGAAGAGGTCGTAGGCCGCCGCGTGGGCGACCCAGATAGCGACGAGGTGCCCGACGACCACCGCCGCCAGGGCCACCCCGCCGAACCACCCCGGTAGGTCCAGCACGGGGACGAGCGCGGGCGAGCCGAGGGGGTCCGCCACCGCGACGGCCAGCGACGGGACCAGGACGAGGAAGTAGCCCAGATAGTGCGCGAAGTGATAGCCGGCGGCGATGGCCAGCAGGGGCGGGGCGAACCGCTGGGCCAGGACCGACGGCGCGAGGTACGTCTCGGCGGTCCGCCGGCTCGCCCGGACCGCGAGGCGATAGACGCCAAGGAAGAGCGCGAACCCAGCAAGGAGCGCGAGTGGATACAGGAGGTGTGGCGGCAGCCCCGCTTCCACGAGCGGCGTCGTCAGGTCGCGCCAGGCCGGCGTCGTCACCAGCCCGTCGTACGTGGTGACCCACAGGAGGGCGACGACGAACGCCACCTCGTCCGCGCCGTCGACGAGACGGGGCGTCGAGAGGTCCATCCCCGGCAGTCGCAGGCGGAAACCGTCGTCGTCCCGGCCGATGGGCGCGAACCGCCCGTAGTATCGGAACACCCGCTCGACCGGGTCGACCTGTCCGAACCACGTCCCGGGACCGAAGACGACGGCGCCCGAGAGCGTGACGACCGAGTAACCGACGACGACCGTCGCGAGCAAGCGAGGGTCGTCAGCCAGCGGACTGACAACCTCCAGCCAGACGAGCGCCAGCAGGCCGGCGACGCCGGGCCAGGCACCCAGTCGGTCGGGATACGACCGGTCCAGCGACGGCAACAGCCCCGCGAGCGTCTTCCAGGGATTGAGGACGGCCCAGCTGTTGCCAAGCAGGTAGGTCGTCATCGCCAGCCCGGCCCACCACCCGACCCACACCAGCAGTATCGCGAGGTTGGTCCGGGCGTTCGTCGGGCCGAGAAAGCCCGTCACGAGGACAGCGACGAGTCCGGCGACACCGAGAGCGCGACCCAGCGAGACGACGGGGCGTTCGCCGCCGGCGGCGAGCGGGACTCCCCACCCGTGGACGCGCTCGATGAACTGACGGTCCGTGACGAACGACGCGAGCAGGAACGAGGCCCCGACGGCCGCCCCGCCCGTCGAGAGGAACAGCCACGTCGGAA
This DNA window, taken from Haloarcula ordinaria, encodes the following:
- a CDS encoding DUF7550 family protein; amino-acid sequence: MADDHDDHHEESRPDYDPENVDLPERAPPLRSTAPQSDFTMSQVFTGAGVALLGLVITFGIAFAVV
- a CDS encoding DUF7344 domain-containing protein is translated as MGSNDTLSKPRSLQESPVVETDARPTAVFDVGASELPTDAVFTLLKNERRRRVLEHLDQVGGPVALGTLAEEIAAQENGSTATSVGSTERKRVYVALYQCHLPKLADAGVVEYDRRGGRVELTDAAQDVLVMARRRPNPARPWHRYYGGVGSGAAFLFVANYLDLLPVQLAANVFSAAVVAALLVLSTVHGIASRRRSTDE
- the hisF gene encoding imidazole glycerol phosphate synthase subunit HisF, encoding MTLTKRIIPCIDVDVDENGEAAVYTGVNFEDLEYTGDPVEMAKAYNESGADEFVFLDITASAEGRETMLETVSAVADEVFIPLTVGGGIRTKDDIKETLRAGADKVSINSGAIARPELIEEGAAAFGSQCIVISLDARRRFDDEGDHYVEVDGDQCWFECTVKGGREGTGIDAVAWAIEAEERGAGEIFVNSIDADGTKDGYDIPLMTAVCDAVSTPVIASSGCGSPADMEEVFVEAGADAGLAASIFHFGEYSIAETKAYLDSKGIPVRL
- a CDS encoding DUF7344 domain-containing protein produces the protein MSKRTEWQPLLRCLEDPLRRRLLVELLVEGQQTDDIDIPEDIELGGQDRETARIELEHVHLPLLDKRGYIEWDRDADLVTEGPAFDEIRPLLDLIESNRETLPDGWR
- a CDS encoding DNA-directed RNA polymerase subunit L: MDLRVIDKSDTELSLEIAGEDHTFMNVIKGALLETDGVTAATYDVNPEQSGGQTDPVLTIKTETDVDALDALEDGTDRVISKADAFTDAFESAA
- a CDS encoding PKD domain-containing protein; its protein translation is MDSPERSRRYVLHLLGVGIAGSVAGCESESPAPGGPSNTKQTVVPSTDRPATETTAAAGDLPPGKLVPTDGDENDNFGNAVACSGDSALVGAIRDEAAAGSWSGATYVCAREGGQWSVGTKLTLSDGDEYDRFGNDVAIAGDYGLVGAFHDSDHGGKRAGAAYVFERTSDGEWTQQATLVPDDHQRRANFGSAVALDDARAVVGAAAASSENGEEAGAAYVFERADDAWTQRATLAPADGDEGDLFGTEVAQSGSVVAVGAPFDDDPNGRLGGSVYVFEVSDDDTWSEQATLVPDDGDTQDKFGRSLDLDGRRVVVGAPFDEDPNGEDAGSAYVFDGADGTWGLDAKLTYPDGIEGDQFGQAVAVAGDTVLVGGGAGPDFDAEHEGREMPGDGAGYVARFERHTDGWELESTLTAPDGDADDLFGVAVTLEGATALVGATGDEDPNGDGAGAAYVHKLDG
- a CDS encoding C2H2-type zinc finger protein, producing the protein MSDRESDGIDAVTAVEEAYAVPEDAPTYECPYCGRPFARESWLALHRGLDHPGDLDDAEVKAFREAHADEEASLGTFRLKALGSLILLYFGLLMVYALV